A single window of Alphaproteobacteria bacterium DNA harbors:
- the radA gene encoding DNA repair protein RadA produces the protein MAKAKTRTVFVCQSCGATHGRWSGQCSACGEWNSIAEEPVLQAASASGPRRIGGRLDVVSLAGKDKPLPRLKTGIKEFDHVCGGGLVPGGCLLIGGDPGIGKSTLLLQVAARAAAASGRRVLYVSGEEGIGQVRLRAARLGLAEAGVDLASSTEVASICGAIGPDHALVVVDSIQTMAVETVESAPGTVSQVRAAGHELNQAAKKQNVPVVLVGHVTKDGSIAGPRVLEHMVDTVLYFEGDRSHQYRILRAVKNRFGPTDEIGVFEMTGLGLAEVPNPSALFLGARDADGPPLSGSAVFAGIEGTRPILVEIQALVGHPGYATPRRTAVGWDSARLSMVLAVLETRCLYDFQGRDVFLNVAGGLRLAEPAADLAAAAALVSALMDKPVPRDVVLFGEVGLSGELRPVGQETARLREAERLGFGRALAALAPNGKGVGGKGSGKTGRDDAAHGPLVPVRIARLSDLTEWLREGA, from the coding sequence ATGGCCAAAGCCAAAACCCGCACCGTTTTCGTTTGCCAGTCCTGCGGCGCCACCCATGGCCGCTGGTCGGGGCAGTGCTCGGCCTGTGGCGAGTGGAATTCCATTGCCGAAGAGCCGGTGTTGCAGGCCGCTTCCGCCAGCGGGCCGCGGCGGATCGGCGGCCGGCTGGATGTGGTCTCGCTGGCGGGCAAGGACAAGCCGTTGCCGCGGCTGAAAACCGGCATCAAGGAATTCGACCATGTCTGCGGCGGCGGGCTCGTGCCCGGCGGCTGCCTGCTGATCGGCGGCGACCCGGGCATCGGCAAGTCGACCCTGCTGTTGCAGGTGGCGGCCCGGGCGGCGGCGGCCAGCGGCCGGCGGGTGCTCTATGTCTCCGGCGAGGAGGGGATCGGGCAGGTGCGGCTGCGCGCGGCGCGCCTCGGCCTGGCGGAGGCGGGGGTGGACCTGGCGTCTTCGACCGAAGTGGCCTCGATCTGCGGCGCGATCGGCCCGGACCACGCCCTGGTGGTGGTCGACTCGATCCAGACCATGGCGGTGGAAACGGTCGAGTCGGCGCCGGGCACGGTCAGCCAGGTGCGCGCTGCCGGCCACGAGTTGAACCAGGCGGCCAAGAAGCAGAACGTGCCGGTGGTCCTGGTCGGCCATGTCACCAAGGACGGCTCCATCGCCGGGCCGCGCGTGCTGGAGCACATGGTCGACACTGTGCTCTATTTCGAGGGCGACCGCAGCCACCAGTACCGCATTCTGCGCGCGGTCAAGAATCGCTTCGGCCCCACGGACGAAATCGGCGTGTTCGAGATGACCGGGCTGGGCCTGGCGGAGGTGCCCAACCCCTCCGCCCTGTTCCTGGGCGCACGCGATGCGGACGGGCCGCCGCTCAGCGGCTCGGCCGTGTTCGCCGGCATCGAGGGCACGCGGCCGATCCTGGTGGAAATCCAGGCGCTGGTCGGGCACCCGGGCTATGCGACGCCCAGGCGGACGGCGGTCGGCTGGGATTCGGCCCGGCTCTCCATGGTGCTGGCGGTGCTGGAGACGCGCTGCCTCTATGACTTTCAGGGCCGCGACGTGTTCCTGAACGTGGCCGGCGGCCTGCGCCTGGCCGAGCCGGCGGCGGATCTGGCGGCGGCGGCGGCGCTGGTCTCGGCGCTGATGGACAAGCCGGTGCCGCGCGACGTGGTGCTGTTCGGCGAGGTCGGCCTCTCCGGCGAGTTGCGCCCGGTCGGCCAGGAAACGGCGCGGCTGCGCGAGGCGGAGCGGCTGGGCTTCGGCCGGGCGCTGGCGGCACTGGCGCCGAATGGCAAAGGGGTAGGCGGCAAGGGATCGGGCAAAACCGGGCGGGACGATGCGGCCCATGGCCCGCTTGTGCCGGTGCGCATCGCTCGGCTATCCGATCTGACGGAGTGGCTGCGCGAAGGTGCCTGA
- a CDS encoding CvpA family protein — protein sequence MPDLNQFYLLDGVAAVVVLLSAWMAYMRGFVREVFSLGTWIGAVVATAYFYPQASQFVRQHIETQFAADLAAGIGVFFVSFIVLRLVTGAIAEAVASSEHNAVDRAAGFLFGILRGVLLLVIAYMAFAWFVPETEQPPWLTEAKVTPMLREGSHELEKLLPEGWKTNEQKAESLRELDRQAAEIERLHRGFNAPAPTVRENRAAND from the coding sequence ATGCCCGACCTGAACCAGTTTTACCTGCTCGACGGGGTGGCCGCCGTCGTGGTGTTGCTGTCGGCCTGGATGGCATACATGCGCGGCTTCGTGCGGGAGGTGTTCTCGCTCGGCACCTGGATCGGCGCGGTGGTGGCCACGGCCTATTTCTACCCGCAGGCGAGCCAGTTCGTCCGCCAGCATATCGAGACGCAGTTCGCGGCCGACCTGGCGGCGGGCATCGGCGTGTTCTTCGTCTCTTTCATCGTGCTGCGGCTCGTCACCGGCGCGATTGCCGAGGCGGTGGCCAGTTCCGAACACAACGCGGTCGACCGGGCCGCAGGCTTTCTGTTCGGCATTCTGCGGGGTGTTTTGTTGCTGGTGATCGCCTATATGGCGTTTGCGTGGTTCGTGCCGGAGACGGAGCAACCGCCGTGGCTGACCGAAGCCAAGGTCACGCCGATGCTGCGGGAAGGCTCGCACGAACTGGAGAAATTGTTGCCGGAAGGCTGGAAGACCAACGAGCAGAAGGCGGAAAGCCTGCGCGAGTTGGATCGGCAGGCCGCAGAGATCGAGCGGCTGCACCGGGGCTTCAATGCACCGGCGCCGACCGTCCGGGAAAACCGTGCAGCCAATGATTAA